The following are from one region of the Endozoicomonas sp. 4G genome:
- the rsmB gene encoding 16S rRNA (cytosine(967)-C(5))-methyltransferase RsmB — protein MAKQSSVRLAAAKVVSRVVAGESLSQVLPEYQEGLRQKDQPLLAELSYGTLRYYFRLDRWLSTLMDKPLKAKEQTLHSLILVGLYQLFYTRIPAHAAIGETVQVTRTMGKAWGRGLVNGVLRSAQRQEEMLNALSESDDICLTAHPQWLIGKIRQAWPDHWQAIARANNQSPPMTLRVNEQHIKRDRYLKKLLDDCIQASSSLVSPQGITLTRALPVAQLPGFSDGVVSVQDESAQLSGNLLPVKEGDRILDACCAPGGKTCQLLEMFPGIKLDALDIDEKRLARVQENLDRIGLKARLITGDGTQPELWWDGQHYDHILLDAPCSATGVIRRHPDIKLLRKPEDIDTLAELQGTMLNTLWSLLKPGGTLLYATCSIMPAENSKQIAAFLEQRENAELQALPGEWGLDTGFGRQVLPGSGDGFFYSLLKKVKNL, from the coding sequence ATGGCTAAACAATCTTCCGTTCGACTGGCGGCAGCCAAGGTAGTCAGCCGTGTGGTTGCCGGTGAATCCCTGAGCCAGGTATTACCTGAATATCAGGAAGGCCTTCGCCAGAAAGACCAGCCGCTGCTGGCAGAACTCAGCTACGGCACGCTGCGGTACTATTTTCGTCTGGATCGCTGGCTCAGCACCCTGATGGACAAGCCGCTGAAAGCCAAGGAGCAGACCCTTCACAGTCTGATTCTGGTGGGGCTCTATCAGTTGTTCTACACCCGTATTCCAGCACACGCCGCTATCGGGGAAACAGTTCAGGTTACCCGAACGATGGGGAAAGCCTGGGGTCGGGGGCTGGTTAATGGCGTGCTTCGTTCGGCCCAGCGTCAGGAAGAAATGCTCAATGCCTTGTCCGAATCCGACGACATTTGTCTTACGGCCCATCCCCAATGGCTGATCGGTAAAATCCGCCAAGCCTGGCCCGACCACTGGCAGGCTATTGCCCGGGCTAACAATCAGTCACCTCCCATGACCTTGCGAGTGAATGAACAGCATATAAAGCGTGACCGTTATCTGAAAAAATTACTGGACGACTGCATTCAGGCTTCATCTTCCCTGGTATCTCCCCAGGGCATTACCCTGACACGGGCTTTGCCGGTGGCTCAGCTGCCCGGCTTTTCAGACGGTGTGGTCAGTGTTCAGGATGAATCCGCTCAGCTTTCCGGCAACCTGCTGCCCGTTAAAGAGGGCGACAGGATTCTGGATGCCTGCTGTGCTCCCGGAGGCAAAACCTGCCAGCTGCTGGAAATGTTTCCGGGTATTAAGCTGGATGCCCTGGATATTGATGAGAAGCGACTGGCCCGGGTGCAGGAAAACCTGGATCGCATTGGCCTGAAAGCCCGGCTTATAACCGGTGACGGCACTCAGCCTGAGCTATGGTGGGATGGACAGCATTACGATCATATTCTGCTGGACGCTCCCTGCTCGGCAACGGGTGTCATCCGCCGCCATCCGGATATAAAACTGCTCCGCAAACCCGAAGACATTGATACCCTGGCCGAACTGCAAGGCACAATGCTTAATACCCTATGGTCATTGCTGAAGCCCGGTGGCACACTGCTCTATGCTACCTGTTCCATTATGCCTGCTGAAAACAGCAAACAGATTGCCGCCTTCCTCGAACAACGAGAAAATGCTGAACTGCAAGCCCTTCCCGGGGAATGGGGACTGGATACCGGCTTTGGCCGACAGGTTTTACCCGGTTCAGGAGACGGCTTTTTCTATAGCCTGCTGAAAAAAGTAAAAAATCTATGA
- the trkA gene encoding Trk system potassium transporter TrkA: MKIIILGAGQVGGTLAENLANEENDITVVDTNGELLRELQDRIDIRTIQGMASFPSVLKQAGADDADMLVAVTNSDEVNMVACQIAYTLFHTPSKIARIRQAAYLNRENLFADDAMPIDVLISPEQVVTNYIRRLLERPGALQVLDFADGRAQLVAMKAYYGGPLVGQELRYLREHMPNVDTRVAAIFRRGKAIMPKGTTVIEADDEVFFIADRCHIRAVMSELQRLDDDYKRIIIAGGGNIGLRLAQSAENDFKVKIIEQNMERCQFLSETLIKAMVFNGNASDKELLISENIEETDVFCALTNDDEANVMAAMLAKRLGARKVMALINNPAYVDLVQGGEIDIAISPQQATIGSLLKHVRRGDIVNVHSLRRGAAEAIEAIAHGGENSSRVVGKTVQQVELPPGTTIGAIVRNDEVLIAHDTTRIESGDHIILFLTNKKRIHEVEQLFQVGLGFF, from the coding sequence ATGAAAATCATCATTCTCGGTGCCGGACAAGTAGGCGGAACCCTGGCCGAAAACCTGGCCAATGAAGAGAACGACATCACCGTTGTCGATACCAACGGAGAGCTTCTCAGAGAGCTACAGGATCGTATTGATATCCGAACCATCCAGGGTATGGCCTCTTTTCCCAGTGTCCTCAAGCAGGCCGGGGCTGATGATGCCGATATGCTGGTGGCGGTGACCAACAGCGATGAAGTGAATATGGTGGCCTGTCAGATTGCCTACACCCTGTTCCACACACCTTCCAAAATTGCCCGTATACGGCAGGCGGCCTACCTGAACAGGGAAAATCTGTTTGCCGATGATGCCATGCCCATCGACGTATTGATCAGCCCCGAGCAGGTAGTGACTAATTACATTCGACGTCTTCTTGAACGTCCCGGTGCACTTCAGGTTCTGGATTTTGCCGATGGCCGTGCCCAGCTGGTGGCCATGAAAGCCTATTATGGCGGGCCATTGGTTGGCCAGGAACTGCGCTACCTGCGTGAGCACATGCCCAACGTTGACACCCGGGTGGCTGCGATTTTCCGCCGTGGCAAAGCCATCATGCCCAAGGGAACCACCGTGATTGAGGCCGATGATGAAGTGTTTTTTATCGCTGACCGCTGTCATATCCGGGCCGTCATGAGTGAACTCCAGAGGCTGGATGATGATTACAAACGCATCATTATTGCCGGTGGTGGCAATATCGGTCTGCGCCTGGCTCAGTCGGCTGAAAATGACTTCAAGGTAAAAATCATTGAGCAGAATATGGAGCGCTGTCAGTTCCTGTCTGAAACCCTGATCAAAGCCATGGTGTTCAACGGTAATGCTTCTGATAAAGAGCTGCTGATTTCTGAAAACATTGAAGAGACCGATGTCTTTTGCGCCCTGACCAATGATGATGAAGCGAACGTTATGGCGGCTATGCTGGCCAAACGTCTGGGTGCCCGAAAAGTCATGGCCCTGATCAACAATCCTGCCTATGTGGACCTGGTTCAGGGAGGCGAAATTGATATTGCCATTTCCCCTCAGCAGGCCACCATTGGCAGTCTTCTGAAACACGTACGAAGGGGAGACATTGTTAATGTTCACTCACTTCGTCGGGGCGCAGCGGAAGCCATTGAAGCCATTGCCCATGGCGGTGAAAATTCATCCAGGGTTGTCGGTAAAACCGTTCAGCAGGTTGAACTACCTCCGGGAACCACCATCGGAGCCATCGTCAGAAACGACGAAGTGTTGATTGCACACGACACTACTCGTATAGAGTCCGGGGATCATATCATCCTGTTTCTGACTAACAAGAAACGGATTCATGAAGTGGAGCAATTGTTTCAGGTTGGACTAGGGTTCTTTTAA
- a CDS encoding type II toxin-antitoxin system VapC family toxin gives MILLDTNIISETMRQSPDTAVVGWLNEQISETLYLSSVTLAELLFGILALPDGRRKQQLSQAVDQYTTLFRGRILEFDVAAAREYAELAVLARKRGRGFPVPDGYIAAIASVHGFRVASRDVAPFEAANVPVVNPWLD, from the coding sequence ATGATATTACTCGACACCAATATTATTTCGGAAACCATGAGGCAGTCACCCGATACGGCTGTCGTTGGTTGGCTGAATGAACAAATAAGTGAAACGCTCTACCTGTCCAGTGTGACGCTGGCCGAATTGCTGTTTGGCATTCTGGCTTTGCCTGACGGTCGTCGGAAGCAGCAATTGAGCCAGGCTGTGGATCAATACACCACTCTTTTCAGGGGCCGCATTCTGGAATTTGATGTGGCCGCTGCCAGAGAATACGCAGAGTTGGCAGTGCTGGCCAGAAAAAGGGGACGGGGCTTTCCAGTGCCTGATGGCTATATTGCCGCCATTGCTTCCGTGCACGGATTCCGGGTTGCTTCCCGAGATGTTGCACCGTTCGAAGCCGCTAACGTCCCTGTAGTTAACCCATGGTTGGATTAA
- a CDS encoding plasmid stabilization protein has translation MAMMTLRNIPDELYSALKVRAKRNNRSMVAEVRNILREVLQPEDRVLMGDALVNAGQDIGLTDEEVDILEQNRDKTPAEPVKF, from the coding sequence ATGGCAATGATGACCCTTAGAAATATCCCAGATGAGCTGTACAGTGCCCTTAAGGTCAGGGCTAAACGAAATAACCGCAGCATGGTTGCCGAGGTTCGGAATATTCTCAGAGAGGTTTTACAACCTGAGGATCGGGTGTTGATGGGTGATGCTCTGGTTAATGCCGGACAGGACATCGGCCTGACGGATGAAGAAGTTGATATTCTGGAGCAAAACCGGGATAAGACGCCAGCGGAACCGGTGAAATTTTGA
- a CDS encoding TrkH family potassium uptake protein, whose product MQFSVVLPVLGILLMLFSFSSLPPLAVAMIYGESEIALFLYTFFLTFLIGLLLWFPLRNIKTDLRPRDGFIITVLFWVVLGGMGSLPLLLMTDPAISVTDAVFESMSGLTTTGATILTNIDQLPKSILFYRQQLQWLGGMGIIVLAVAIMPMLGVGGMQLYRTETPGPIKDNKLTPRIKETAKALWLLYLTLTAVCALGYWLAGMNLFDAVSHSFSTIAIGGFSTHDASIGYFESPLINATATFFMLVAGINFALHFFAWRNKSAHHYWQDPEVRTYLLILLLVSLITVAGLYFSGTYDLADALDYGLFEVVSVATTTGYAASGFSAWPTFLPLLLFMTSFIGGCAGSTAGGMKVIRVLLIFKQGVRELRRLVHPNAVYSIKLGGKAVHSRVGEAVWGFFAAYVFLFAVMILAVMATGVDLTTAFSTVASSMNNLGPALGAAAENYSTLPDAAKWILCFAMLLGRLEIFTLLVLFTPTFWKY is encoded by the coding sequence ATGCAATTTTCTGTCGTTTTGCCTGTCCTGGGTATTCTCTTGATGCTGTTCAGTTTCTCCAGTCTTCCGCCTCTGGCGGTGGCGATGATCTACGGGGAATCGGAAATTGCGCTGTTTTTATATACCTTTTTCCTGACTTTTCTCATCGGTTTGCTGCTCTGGTTTCCCCTCAGGAACATCAAAACGGATCTTCGCCCCCGTGACGGCTTTATCATCACCGTTCTTTTCTGGGTGGTTCTGGGCGGTATGGGTTCCCTGCCACTGTTGTTGATGACCGACCCGGCCATCAGTGTCACGGATGCTGTCTTCGAGTCCATGTCGGGGCTGACCACCACCGGTGCCACCATACTGACGAATATTGATCAGCTCCCCAAATCAATCCTCTTTTATCGTCAGCAACTTCAGTGGCTGGGCGGCATGGGCATCATTGTTCTGGCAGTGGCGATCATGCCCATGCTGGGAGTCGGGGGGATGCAGCTTTATCGGACCGAAACACCAGGGCCGATAAAAGACAACAAGCTGACGCCCCGCATCAAGGAAACGGCGAAAGCACTCTGGCTGCTCTACCTGACACTGACGGCAGTCTGTGCCCTGGGTTACTGGCTGGCGGGTATGAATCTTTTTGATGCCGTAAGCCATAGTTTTTCCACCATCGCCATTGGCGGGTTCTCAACCCACGACGCCAGTATTGGCTATTTTGAATCGCCCCTGATTAATGCCACGGCCACTTTTTTTATGCTGGTAGCCGGTATTAATTTTGCTCTTCACTTTTTTGCCTGGCGCAATAAATCTGCCCACCACTACTGGCAGGATCCCGAAGTTCGTACTTACTTACTGATCCTACTACTGGTCTCATTGATTACCGTGGCGGGGCTCTACTTCTCTGGCACGTATGATCTGGCAGACGCCCTGGATTACGGTCTGTTTGAAGTGGTTTCTGTCGCCACCACTACCGGTTATGCCGCCAGCGGTTTCTCAGCCTGGCCGACATTTCTGCCACTGCTGCTGTTTATGACCAGCTTTATCGGAGGCTGTGCAGGCTCTACAGCGGGTGGCATGAAGGTGATTCGGGTGCTGCTGATTTTCAAACAGGGGGTAAGAGAGCTTCGTCGTCTGGTTCATCCCAACGCGGTTTACTCCATCAAACTCGGTGGCAAGGCCGTTCATAGTCGGGTCGGTGAGGCCGTCTGGGGGTTCTTTGCCGCCTATGTCTTCCTGTTTGCGGTCATGATTCTGGCGGTTATGGCCACGGGCGTTGATTTAACGACGGCTTTTTCTACTGTCGCTTCCAGTATGAATAATCTGGGTCCCGCATTGGGCGCAGCGGCTGAAAACTACAGCACCCTTCCCGATGCGGCGAAGTGGATTCTCTGTTTTGCCATGTTGCTGGGTCGTCTGGAAATCTTTACGCTGCTGGTATTATTCACACCCACATTCTGGAAATACTGA
- the glyQ gene encoding glycine--tRNA ligase subunit alpha, producing the protein MTSQSTPDIKTFQGLILALQQFWARQGCVIMQPLDMEVGAGTFHPATFLRAIGPENWNSAYVQPCRRPTDGRYGENPNRLQHYYQFQVVMKPSPDNIQELYLDSLRELGIDPMVHDLRFVEDNWESPTLGAWGLGWEVWMNGMEVTQFTYFQQVGGIECYPVTGEITYGLERLAMYIQGVDNIYDLVWTEGPQGTVSYGDVFHQQEVEMSTFNFEHADTKALFQQFDFFESESSRLVAAGLPLPAYEYVLKASHTFNLLDARHAISVTERQRFILRVRTLARAVAKAYFDARHKLGFPLASDDIRTEVLASLEDGKTQEKK; encoded by the coding sequence GTGACTTCTCAAAGCACACCTGATATCAAGACATTCCAGGGCCTTATTTTGGCCCTTCAGCAGTTCTGGGCTCGCCAGGGCTGTGTCATTATGCAACCACTGGATATGGAAGTGGGGGCAGGTACCTTCCATCCAGCCACCTTCCTTCGCGCTATTGGTCCGGAAAACTGGAACTCTGCCTATGTGCAGCCCTGCCGTCGTCCAACCGATGGCCGCTACGGTGAGAACCCAAACCGTCTTCAGCACTACTACCAGTTCCAGGTGGTAATGAAACCCTCTCCGGATAACATTCAGGAACTTTACCTGGACTCCCTCAGAGAGCTGGGTATTGACCCAATGGTGCATGACCTTCGCTTTGTCGAGGACAACTGGGAATCCCCCACACTGGGCGCCTGGGGTCTTGGCTGGGAAGTCTGGATGAACGGTATGGAAGTCACACAGTTTACTTACTTCCAGCAGGTGGGCGGCATTGAGTGTTATCCGGTGACGGGTGAGATCACTTACGGCCTTGAGCGTCTGGCCATGTATATCCAGGGTGTGGATAACATTTACGACCTGGTTTGGACTGAAGGCCCACAGGGCACCGTGTCTTACGGCGATGTTTTCCATCAACAGGAAGTAGAGATGTCTACTTTCAACTTTGAACACGCTGACACGAAAGCGCTGTTCCAGCAGTTTGATTTTTTTGAAAGTGAGTCCAGCCGCCTGGTTGCAGCGGGCCTGCCTCTGCCTGCCTATGAGTACGTTTTAAAAGCGTCTCATACCTTCAACCTTCTCGATGCCCGTCACGCCATCTCGGTGACTGAACGTCAGCGTTTTATTCTGCGGGTCAGAACCCTGGCCAGGGCTGTCGCCAAAGCCTACTTTGATGCCCGCCATAAGCTCGGCTTCCCGCTGGCCAGTGACGATATCCGTACCGAAGTTCTGGCCAGTCTGGAAGACGGCAAGACACAGGAGAAAAAGTGA
- the glyS gene encoding glycine--tRNA ligase subunit beta, protein MSQKDFLVELGTEELPPKALKSLSDAFTQGIVDRLNNAQLSFDSFEAFATPRRLALLIKGLETAQPDQQLERRGPAVKAAFDAEGKATKAAEGFARSNGVPVDQLETLETNKGAWLVYRGVQQGAKTTQLLPDMVRQSLNELPIPKRMRWGAERTEFVRPVHWLVMLMGERVIDCEILGLQSGNQTRGHRFHANQPLTINQPADYQHLLSEQGRVMARFEERRNLIRQQVTEVASGLGGEAVIDEDLLDEVAALNEWPVALSGRFDDEFLEVPAEALISSMKAHQKYFHVLSKEPSQEGTLLPHFITISNIESLEPEQVVSGNERVIRPRLADAKFFFDTDKKTTLEARRETLKPIVFQAQLGSLFDKSDRIAKLAGFIAKQEGGQELLAVRAGELCKSDLTSEMVLEFPELQGIMGQYYGTNDGEPQEVCLALNEQYMPRFAGDELPSNLTGCAVAIADKIDTITGIFGINQPPSGNKDPFALRRATLGVLRIIVEKKLDLDLRALINQSIAGYQSQGVELPAASNEQLTETVLDFMLERFRSWYQDEQIPVEVFLSVKALKPSRPFDFDQRVKAVHRFSQMVEAETLSAANKRVSNILAKAGDLVIPDSVDPALMTEAAEQALATALADSKEKVAPILEQRQYSAAMESLAPLKDSVDRFFDEVLVNAEDEQIRLNRYALLKQLRSLFLHVADISLL, encoded by the coding sequence ATGAGTCAAAAAGATTTCCTGGTCGAGCTGGGAACAGAAGAGCTGCCACCCAAAGCGCTGAAAAGCCTTTCCGACGCTTTCACCCAAGGTATTGTTGATCGCCTGAACAACGCTCAACTGTCTTTTGACAGCTTTGAAGCCTTTGCCACACCTCGTCGTCTGGCCCTGTTAATCAAAGGGCTGGAAACAGCACAACCCGATCAACAGCTTGAGCGTCGTGGCCCAGCGGTAAAGGCAGCCTTCGACGCAGAAGGTAAAGCCACTAAAGCAGCCGAAGGTTTTGCCCGTTCTAACGGAGTGCCTGTTGATCAGCTGGAAACACTGGAAACCAACAAAGGTGCCTGGCTTGTCTATCGCGGGGTTCAGCAGGGTGCCAAAACCACTCAACTGCTGCCGGATATGGTCCGCCAGTCTCTTAATGAATTGCCTATTCCCAAGCGTATGCGCTGGGGAGCAGAGCGCACTGAGTTTGTTCGCCCGGTTCACTGGTTAGTGATGCTGATGGGGGAACGGGTGATCGATTGCGAAATCCTGGGCCTTCAATCGGGTAATCAGACCCGGGGCCACCGTTTCCATGCTAACCAGCCTCTGACCATTAACCAGCCTGCCGATTATCAGCACCTTCTGAGCGAGCAGGGCAGGGTCATGGCTCGCTTCGAAGAAAGGCGCAACCTTATCAGGCAACAGGTCACAGAAGTCGCTAGCGGATTAGGTGGCGAAGCGGTGATTGATGAAGACCTGCTGGACGAAGTAGCGGCTTTGAATGAGTGGCCTGTTGCCCTGTCTGGTCGTTTTGATGATGAATTTCTGGAAGTTCCGGCAGAAGCCCTGATCTCTTCCATGAAGGCGCATCAGAAGTATTTCCATGTCCTGTCAAAAGAGCCATCGCAGGAAGGAACGCTGCTTCCCCATTTTATAACCATTTCAAATATCGAGAGCCTGGAGCCTGAACAGGTCGTATCCGGTAATGAACGGGTTATAAGACCGCGCCTTGCCGATGCCAAATTTTTCTTTGATACGGACAAAAAAACCACCCTTGAAGCACGCAGGGAAACCCTGAAACCCATCGTTTTCCAGGCACAACTGGGATCGCTGTTTGATAAGAGTGACCGTATTGCCAAACTGGCAGGATTTATCGCAAAACAGGAAGGAGGGCAGGAACTGCTGGCTGTCCGTGCCGGAGAACTCTGCAAATCTGACCTGACATCAGAAATGGTTTTAGAATTCCCCGAGCTACAGGGCATTATGGGACAGTACTACGGTACCAACGATGGCGAACCTCAGGAGGTATGCCTCGCCCTGAACGAACAGTACATGCCTCGCTTTGCCGGTGATGAGCTGCCCTCCAATCTGACGGGTTGCGCCGTTGCCATTGCTGATAAAATCGATACCATCACCGGTATCTTTGGCATCAATCAACCACCTTCTGGTAATAAGGACCCGTTTGCACTGCGAAGAGCAACGCTCGGTGTCCTGCGTATTATTGTTGAGAAGAAGCTGGATCTGGATCTTCGTGCTCTCATTAACCAGTCAATTGCAGGTTATCAATCACAAGGAGTTGAGCTGCCTGCCGCCAGCAATGAGCAGCTGACAGAAACGGTTCTGGATTTCATGCTGGAGCGTTTCCGTTCCTGGTACCAGGACGAACAGATTCCTGTTGAAGTCTTCCTGTCTGTGAAGGCTCTGAAACCTTCTCGTCCCTTCGACTTTGATCAGCGCGTTAAGGCGGTGCATCGCTTTAGCCAGATGGTCGAAGCCGAAACTTTGTCGGCAGCCAACAAGCGTGTTTCCAATATTCTGGCTAAGGCGGGAGACCTGGTTATTCCTGACTCTGTTGATCCGGCACTGATGACAGAAGCCGCAGAGCAGGCTCTGGCCACAGCTCTGGCCGACAGCAAGGAAAAGGTTGCTCCGATCCTGGAACAGAGACAATACTCGGCAGCCATGGAAAGTCTGGCACCGCTGAAAGACTCTGTAGACCGCTTCTTTGATGAAGTATTGGTCAACGCTGAAGATGAGCAGATTCGTTTAAACCGCTACGCGCTTCTGAAACAGCTACGCAGTCTGTTCTTACACGTTGCGGATATTTCATTACTTTAG
- the gmhB gene encoding D-glycero-beta-D-manno-heptose 1,7-bisphosphate 7-phosphatase: MSKLIILDRDGVINKDSDHYIRTVDEWIPLPGSIEAIARLSRAGYTIAIATNQSGIARGYFSEATLAAMHQKMLDLVVAEGGRIDCIQYCPHGPDDQCRCRKPLPGMIEQIEETLNMPAASAWVVGDSLRDLQSGQAMGCKVALVKTGKGIRTINKGEGLDNVPVFANLAAFTDFILEPSQVDISG, translated from the coding sequence ATGAGCAAACTGATCATTCTTGATCGTGATGGCGTCATCAATAAAGACTCCGATCACTACATTCGTACGGTGGATGAATGGATTCCTCTGCCCGGCAGCATTGAAGCTATAGCCAGACTCAGCAGGGCAGGCTATACCATTGCCATTGCCACTAACCAGTCAGGCATTGCCAGAGGTTACTTTAGTGAAGCAACCCTTGCAGCCATGCACCAGAAAATGCTGGATCTGGTGGTTGCAGAAGGTGGCAGGATAGACTGTATTCAATACTGCCCCCATGGTCCTGACGATCAATGCCGCTGCAGAAAACCCCTGCCTGGCATGATTGAACAGATCGAAGAAACTCTTAACATGCCCGCAGCATCAGCCTGGGTTGTCGGGGATTCGCTTAGGGACCTTCAGTCCGGCCAGGCAATGGGATGCAAGGTAGCTCTGGTGAAAACCGGCAAGGGCATCAGAACGATCAATAAAGGGGAAGGTCTCGACAATGTGCCAGTATTCGCAAACCTGGCCGCATTTACTGATTTTATTCTAGAACCTTCACAGGTCGATATTTCAGGTTAA
- a CDS encoding lysophospholipid acyltransferase family protein, whose product MTLVVQYTRTALFYFLLATFTILWSTVMLFVVPFIPMNTRHKVLVKNWATVAMGLARLTCGIKYEVHGKENIPDAPCVMISNHQSTWETFFLQTLFSPQAPVLKKELLKIPFFGWTLRLIKPIAINRNDPRAALNDVVEQGTAALHDNRWVLIFPEGTRNPNGQLGKFSRGGVNLARKAEVNVLPIAHNAAACWPMDSFLKKPGTIQLHIGPVIETKDRTALDINNEARDWIADALDHMND is encoded by the coding sequence ATGACACTCGTCGTACAATACACACGAACCGCATTATTTTATTTCCTGCTGGCCACCTTTACGATTCTCTGGTCCACGGTAATGCTTTTTGTTGTTCCTTTTATTCCCATGAACACCCGCCACAAGGTGTTGGTCAAGAACTGGGCGACTGTTGCCATGGGACTGGCCAGACTGACCTGTGGGATAAAGTATGAAGTGCATGGCAAGGAAAACATTCCTGACGCCCCCTGCGTTATGATCAGTAACCACCAAAGTACCTGGGAAACGTTTTTCCTGCAGACGCTGTTCAGTCCCCAGGCTCCGGTTCTTAAGAAAGAGTTATTGAAGATCCCGTTCTTTGGCTGGACACTCCGGCTTATTAAACCGATTGCCATTAATCGTAATGATCCCAGGGCGGCATTGAATGATGTGGTAGAGCAGGGCACTGCGGCATTACACGACAATCGTTGGGTACTTATTTTTCCGGAAGGGACTCGTAATCCCAATGGCCAGTTGGGTAAGTTCTCAAGAGGGGGGGTTAACCTGGCACGAAAAGCCGAGGTTAATGTGCTGCCCATTGCCCATAATGCTGCGGCCTGCTGGCCTATGGATAGCTTTCTGAAAAAGCCCGGTACCATTCAGCTTCATATAGGGCCAGTTATAGAAACCAAAGACAGGACGGCGCTGGACATTAATAATGAGGCGCGGGACTGGATTGCTGATGCGTTGGATCACATGAACGACTAA
- a CDS encoding type II toxin-antitoxin system RelB/DinJ family antitoxin, whose protein sequence is MSKSAVVKARVEPELKKQAEAVFRKIGLNTTQAITLFYTQVELCNGLPFDVRIPNEETLKAFEESDRGEGLVKCEDLEDMFKKLEL, encoded by the coding sequence ATGAGCAAAAGCGCTGTAGTAAAAGCCAGAGTAGAACCTGAGCTGAAGAAACAGGCTGAAGCAGTGTTTCGCAAGATAGGGTTGAACACGACACAAGCCATTACTCTTTTTTATACGCAGGTTGAGTTATGCAATGGGTTGCCGTTTGATGTGCGTATTCCTAACGAAGAGACTCTAAAAGCTTTCGAGGAAAGTGACAGAGGGGAAGGATTGGTAAAGTGTGAAGACCTGGAAGACATGTTTAAGAAACTGGAGCTTTAA
- a CDS encoding type II toxin-antitoxin system YafQ family toxin, which produces MLVPVFLTRFDKDVKKAKKQGKDMEKLKFITRQLVEQKPLAPRYRDHLLTGNYNGRRECHIEPDWLLIYRLADDCIFFERLGSHSELFK; this is translated from the coding sequence ATGCTGGTACCCGTATTCTTAACCCGGTTTGACAAGGATGTAAAAAAAGCAAAGAAGCAGGGGAAAGATATGGAAAAACTGAAATTTATTACCCGCCAGCTGGTAGAGCAGAAGCCGCTGGCTCCCAGATACAGGGATCACCTGTTAACCGGGAATTATAATGGCAGGCGGGAGTGCCATATAGAGCCAGACTGGCTGCTAATCTACAGGTTGGCTGATGATTGCATTTTTTTTGAAAGGCTCGGGAGTCATTCAGAGTTATTCAAATAG
- the lpcA gene encoding D-sedoheptulose 7-phosphate isomerase, whose product MYHSIIRAELEEAQQVLERFLNDEACIDAIDQAASLLAESFKQGGKVIACGNGGSHCDAMHFAEELTGRYRDDRPAYPAIAISDVSHLSCVSNDYGYEYVFSRYLEGVGFEGDVLFGLSTSGNSGNILKAVEAARKKRMKVILLTGKDGGKMDGLADVEIRVPHFGYADRIQEIHIKAIHIMIQLIEKHMA is encoded by the coding sequence ATGTACCATTCAATCATTCGTGCAGAACTCGAAGAAGCTCAGCAGGTTCTGGAGCGCTTTCTCAATGATGAAGCCTGTATTGATGCCATAGACCAGGCAGCGAGCCTGCTGGCGGAATCCTTTAAGCAGGGCGGCAAGGTGATTGCCTGTGGTAACGGAGGCTCTCATTGCGATGCCATGCACTTTGCTGAAGAACTGACGGGCCGCTATCGTGATGACCGCCCTGCCTACCCTGCCATTGCTATCTCTGATGTCAGCCACCTGTCCTGTGTTTCCAATGACTACGGTTATGAGTATGTATTCTCACGTTATCTGGAAGGCGTTGGCTTTGAAGGCGATGTGCTGTTCGGGCTCAGTACCAGCGGCAACTCTGGCAATATCCTCAAGGCCGTTGAAGCAGCCCGTAAAAAAAGGATGAAAGTGATTCTTCTGACGGGTAAGGACGGTGGCAAAATGGATGGGTTGGCGGATGTAGAGATCCGGGTCCCCCATTTTGGATACGCTGACCGGATTCAGGAAATTCACATCAAAGCCATTCATATCATGATTCAGCTGATTGAGAAGCACATGGCTTAA